A region of Blastocatellia bacterium DNA encodes the following proteins:
- a CDS encoding GMC family oxidoreductase, translated as MAKQKTYDAIVIGSGASGGMAAKELTERGFEVLVLEAGPPVNPERDFMSHKWPYESMYRGLGPPGWKAQEQWMQDTAGEFSRHFYVKDTEHPYTTDPGKPFLWVRARIVGGKTLHWGRLSWRFSDLDFKAASHDGYGDDWPISYKELEPYYDRAEEFVGISGNRDGLWYLPDGKFMPPMNLTCGEQMLRRGAQKTGRVGIVMRTAQVTGEPRPWMRPQRHKCHFCGECGKGCDVGAMFNSVASTLPVAARTGRLTLRPNSVVRHLIIDNNTGNARGVAFVDRVTRQELEASAKVVVVAASTLESTRILLNSKSRQHPNGLGNSSGVLGHYLVDHFGGIGASGYFHILAGRDPINEDGKASGLFIPRFRNLDKKTRHPRFLRGYGFECGAGASRFPGFAKNPAVVPGFGSEFKKRVRYYYTAPVSMTTRAAMLERFENYAEIDPAGIVDAWGIPVLKIHIQHSDNELEMARDAAETSEEILRAAGAEVVSTGGKVTTPGRIIHELGTARMGNDPKKSVLNKFNQCWDAKNVFVTDGAAFVNSANQNPTLTILALTMRACEYIADEHKRGNL; from the coding sequence ATGGCAAAACAGAAAACCTATGACGCTATCGTCATCGGCTCGGGCGCTTCGGGCGGCATGGCCGCTAAAGAGCTAACCGAGCGCGGCTTTGAAGTGCTGGTGCTGGAAGCCGGCCCGCCGGTCAATCCCGAGCGCGACTTCATGTCGCACAAGTGGCCCTATGAATCGATGTACCGCGGCCTCGGCCCGCCCGGCTGGAAGGCGCAAGAGCAGTGGATGCAGGACACGGCGGGCGAGTTCTCGCGCCACTTCTACGTCAAAGACACAGAGCATCCCTACACCACAGACCCCGGCAAGCCGTTCCTCTGGGTGCGCGCCCGCATCGTCGGCGGCAAGACCTTGCACTGGGGGCGGCTGTCGTGGCGCTTTTCGGATCTGGATTTCAAAGCCGCCTCGCACGACGGCTACGGCGACGACTGGCCGATCAGCTACAAAGAGCTTGAGCCCTACTATGACCGCGCCGAAGAGTTCGTCGGCATCAGCGGCAACCGCGATGGGCTCTGGTACTTGCCCGACGGCAAATTCATGCCGCCGATGAATCTGACCTGCGGCGAACAGATGCTCCGTCGCGGCGCGCAGAAGACCGGGCGCGTCGGCATCGTCATGCGTACGGCGCAGGTGACCGGCGAGCCCAGGCCGTGGATGCGCCCGCAGCGCCACAAGTGCCACTTCTGCGGCGAGTGTGGCAAAGGCTGTGACGTCGGCGCGATGTTCAACTCGGTCGCTTCGACGCTGCCGGTGGCGGCGCGCACGGGCCGGCTGACGCTCAGGCCAAACTCCGTCGTGCGCCACCTCATCATCGATAACAACACCGGCAACGCCAGAGGCGTCGCCTTCGTTGATCGCGTGACGCGGCAAGAGCTGGAAGCGTCGGCCAAAGTCGTCGTCGTCGCCGCTTCGACGCTTGAATCAACCCGCATCTTGTTGAACTCGAAATCGCGCCAGCATCCGAACGGCCTCGGCAACTCATCGGGCGTGCTGGGCCATTACCTGGTGGATCATTTCGGCGGCATCGGCGCGTCGGGCTACTTCCACATTCTGGCCGGGCGCGACCCGATCAATGAAGACGGCAAGGCGTCGGGGCTGTTCATTCCGCGTTTCCGCAACCTCGACAAGAAGACGCGCCACCCGCGCTTCCTGCGCGGCTATGGGTTTGAATGCGGTGCCGGCGCGTCACGCTTTCCCGGCTTTGCCAAGAACCCCGCGGTGGTGCCGGGCTTCGGCTCAGAGTTCAAGAAGCGCGTGCGCTACTACTACACCGCGCCGGTCAGCATGACGACGCGCGCGGCGATGCTTGAGCGCTTCGAGAACTACGCCGAGATAGACCCGGCGGGCATCGTTGACGCCTGGGGCATCCCCGTGTTGAAGATTCACATTCAGCACTCGGACAACGAGCTTGAGATGGCCCGTGACGCCGCCGAGACCAGCGAAGAGATATTGCGCGCGGCCGGCGCCGAAGTCGTCTCGACCGGCGGCAAGGTCACTACGCCCGGTCGCATCATCCACGAATTAGGCACGGCGCGCATGGGCAACGACCCGAAGAAGTCGGTGCTGAATAAATTCAACCAGTGCTGGGACGCAAAGAATGTGTTTGTCACCGATGGCGCAGCCTTCGTCAACTCGGCCAACCAGAACCCGACGCTGACGATTCTGGCCTTGACCATGCGCGCCTGCGAGTACATCGCTGACGAACACAAACGCGGCAATCTTTAA
- a CDS encoding MFS transporter, with protein sequence MSTQRSQQGQVTITDAERRRLFVASCIALVATAVTFAIRADILGDLGTTFSLSNEQLGKATGAWAYGFSVSIFIGGLLVDLLGMRRIFGLAFLMHVAGVALTIFANGFWMLFAGTLAIGLGNGLVEAFINPLTATIYPDRKTEKLNLLHVWFPGGNVIGGLAAYALAKMHMNWQVKMAFILLPTIAYGLLFLGQKFPPTERVQQGVSTAGMYRAILRPLFLILLFCMILTASTELATNQWLAYILSSTAGMAAGGILVLVWINGLMAVGRMFAGPIVHRISPIGLLIGSATMSAIGLVGLSMANSPATAIAAATIFAIGICYFWPTMLGVTSERFPEGGALALAIIGGTGTLSVAIFTWIMGGLYDNAGPRMALRYMAILPVILIVIFTGIWLHDKARGGYKVVRLAADEQGD encoded by the coding sequence ATGAGCACACAACGATCTCAGCAAGGGCAGGTCACGATTACGGATGCCGAGCGCCGCCGCCTGTTTGTCGCCAGTTGCATCGCACTGGTGGCAACTGCGGTGACCTTCGCGATTCGCGCTGACATCCTCGGCGACCTGGGCACGACCTTCTCTCTCAGCAACGAACAACTGGGCAAAGCCACCGGCGCATGGGCTTATGGCTTTAGCGTGTCGATCTTCATCGGCGGCCTGCTTGTTGACCTCTTAGGCATGCGGCGCATCTTCGGGCTGGCGTTTCTGATGCACGTCGCCGGGGTGGCGTTAACCATCTTTGCCAATGGCTTCTGGATGCTGTTTGCCGGGACGCTGGCTATCGGCCTGGGCAACGGCCTGGTCGAAGCCTTTATCAATCCGCTGACGGCGACGATCTATCCCGACCGCAAGACCGAAAAGCTGAACCTGCTGCACGTCTGGTTCCCCGGCGGCAACGTCATCGGCGGGCTGGCGGCCTACGCGCTGGCGAAGATGCACATGAACTGGCAGGTGAAGATGGCCTTCATCCTGCTGCCGACGATTGCTTATGGGCTCTTGTTTCTCGGTCAGAAGTTCCCGCCGACCGAGCGCGTTCAACAAGGCGTCAGCACCGCCGGCATGTACCGAGCGATTCTCCGCCCGCTGTTTTTGATTCTGCTCTTCTGCATGATTTTGACGGCTTCGACGGAGCTGGCGACCAACCAGTGGCTCGCCTACATTCTCTCAAGCACCGCAGGCATGGCGGCGGGCGGCATTCTGGTGCTGGTGTGGATCAACGGCTTGATGGCGGTCGGGCGCATGTTCGCCGGGCCAATCGTCCATCGCATTTCACCCATCGGGCTGCTGATCGGCTCGGCGACGATGTCGGCCATCGGGCTGGTCGGCTTGAGCATGGCCAATTCGCCGGCGACCGCCATCGCCGCGGCGACGATCTTTGCCATCGGCATCTGTTATTTTTGGCCGACGATGTTGGGCGTGACCAGCGAACGTTTCCCCGAAGGCGGGGCGCTGGCGCTGGCCATCATCGGCGGCACAGGGACGCTGTCGGTGGCAATCTTCACATGGATTATGGGCGGCCTTTATGACAACGCCGGGCCGCGCATGGCGCTGCGTTACATGGCCATCCTGCCCGTCATCCTGATCGTCATCTTCACAGGCATCTGGCTGCACGACAAAGCGCGGGGCGGCTATAAAGTGGTCAGACTGGCCGCCGACGAACAGGGCGATTAA
- a CDS encoding oxidoreductase has protein sequence MARLQDHVAVITGSGAGMGAGIARLFAEEGARVVISDIATDGGEALAAGINAAGGQAIFQRADASSEADCRALIDRAVAAYGRLDVLVNNVGISTRGNIENTTVEMWDNIFAVNVRGAFICMQQAVTYMKPRQRGSIINIGSVNAYIGEPKLMAYSASKGALMTLTKNAASYLNQYRIRVNQINPGWTLTPNEQRVKLAEGKGEDWLEEAVATRPFGRLLLPRDIALAAIYFASDESECVTGSVLDLEQYPVGAPPNW, from the coding sequence ATGGCTCGTTTGCAAGATCATGTCGCAGTCATCACCGGCTCGGGCGCAGGCATGGGCGCAGGCATCGCCCGGCTGTTTGCCGAAGAAGGCGCTCGCGTGGTCATTTCTGACATCGCTACGGACGGCGGCGAAGCCCTTGCCGCCGGCATCAACGCGGCGGGCGGCCAGGCTATCTTTCAGCGCGCCGACGCGAGCAGCGAAGCCGATTGTCGCGCCCTGATAGATCGCGCCGTCGCCGCCTACGGGCGACTTGATGTGCTGGTCAACAACGTCGGCATCAGCACGCGCGGCAACATCGAAAACACCACGGTCGAAATGTGGGACAACATCTTTGCGGTCAACGTGCGCGGCGCTTTCATCTGCATGCAGCAAGCCGTCACGTATATGAAGCCGCGGCAGCGTGGCTCGATCATCAACATCGGCTCGGTCAATGCCTACATCGGCGAGCCGAAGCTGATGGCCTATTCGGCATCCAAGGGCGCGTTGATGACGCTGACGAAGAATGCCGCGAGCTACTTGAATCAATATCGCATCCGCGTCAATCAGATTAATCCGGGCTGGACGCTGACGCCGAACGAGCAGCGCGTCAAGCTCGCCGAAGGCAAGGGCGAAGACTGGCTAGAAGAGGCGGTCGCCACACGCCCGTTTGGGCGACTGCTGTTGCCGCGCGACATCGCGCTGGCAGCGATCTACTTTGCCAGCGATGAAAGCGAATGCGTGACGGGGTCGGTGCTAGACCTTGAGCAATACCCGGTCGGCGCGCCGCCCAATTGGTAA
- a CDS encoding sugar phosphate isomerase/epimerase family protein — MPKLSVFPKCYMDELCVTRTMTLFEWIELAASLGVDGVEMYPAFFESFDPGYLERVKQQLERFKLEAPMMCASPDFTIPDAESRRAEVEREKAVIDVTARLGGGYCRVLSGQRREEVTRAEGVGWTVECITALFDHAASRKVVLTMENHYKDGYWRYPEFAQRLDVFLEIIGQIDSPWFGVNYDPSNAIVAGEDPLAVLSAVKHRVVSMHASDRYLASGTLADLKQHEGSVGYAKGLKHGVIGKGLNDYDAIFATLSGEGFDGWISIEDGENGMDDLRESVRYLRAKIAEHF; from the coding sequence ATGCCCAAACTGAGCGTCTTCCCGAAGTGTTACATGGACGAGCTGTGCGTCACCCGGACGATGACACTGTTCGAGTGGATCGAGCTGGCCGCATCGCTCGGCGTCGACGGCGTCGAGATGTACCCGGCGTTCTTCGAGAGCTTCGATCCCGGTTATCTTGAGCGCGTCAAGCAGCAGCTTGAGCGGTTCAAGCTGGAAGCGCCGATGATGTGCGCGTCGCCCGATTTCACGATCCCGGACGCCGAGAGTCGCCGCGCTGAAGTCGAGCGCGAGAAGGCCGTCATCGATGTGACGGCGCGGCTCGGCGGCGGCTACTGCCGTGTGCTGTCGGGACAGCGGCGCGAAGAAGTCACGCGCGCCGAGGGCGTCGGCTGGACGGTCGAGTGCATCACCGCGCTCTTCGATCACGCGGCGTCGCGCAAGGTCGTGCTGACGATGGAGAATCATTACAAGGATGGCTACTGGCGCTATCCCGAATTCGCCCAGCGCCTCGACGTTTTTCTGGAGATCATCGGTCAGATCGATTCGCCCTGGTTCGGCGTCAATTACGATCCGTCGAACGCGATTGTCGCCGGCGAAGACCCGCTCGCCGTCTTGAGCGCCGTCAAGCACCGCGTCGTCTCGATGCATGCCTCGGACAGATACCTCGCGAGCGGCACGCTTGCAGACCTGAAGCAGCACGAAGGCTCGGTGGGTTATGCTAAGGGGCTCAAGCACGGAGTCATCGGCAAAGGGCTGAATGATTATGACGCCATCTTTGCGACGCTAAGCGGCGAAGGCTTCGACGGCTGGATTTCTATCGAAGATGGCGAGAACGGTATGGACGACTTGCGAGAATCCGTCCGCTACTTGCGGGCAAAGATTGCGGAGCATTTTTAA